In the Hordeum vulgare subsp. vulgare chromosome 7H, MorexV3_pseudomolecules_assembly, whole genome shotgun sequence genome, one interval contains:
- the LOC123411343 gene encoding probable galactinol--sucrose galactosyltransferase 1 isoform X2, whose product MTVGAGIAVQEDGSLAALGATVLTEVRDNVLVTPAAGGGMLNGAFLGVRSAPAGSRSVFPVGKLRDLRFMCTFRFKMWWMTQRMGSSGRDIPVETQFLIVEAADGAGDEQSAVYTVFLPILEGSFRAVLQGNENDELEICLESGDPAVESFEGTHLVFVGAGSDPFEVITNAVKAVEKHLQTFSHREKKKLPDMLNWFGWCTWDAFYTDVTAEGVKKGLQSFEKGGTAPKFVIIDDGWQSVSMDPAGSAFVSDNAANFANRLYDIKENHKFQRNGRKGHREEDPSNGLAHIVSEIKGKHELKYVYVWHAITGYWGGVRPGADGMEHYQSKMQYPVSSPGVQKNEPCEAFNSIADNGLGLVDPDKVFSFYNELHSYLASAGVDGVKVDVQNILEALGSGHGGRVLLSRKYQQALEASIARNFRDNGIICCMSHNTDNLYSSKRNSVVRASDDFWPRDPASHTIHIASVAYNTVFLGEFMQPDWDMFHSVHPMAEYHAAARAVGGCAIYVSDKPGSHDFDLLRKLVLPDGSILRAKLPGRPTRDCLFSDPARDSKSILKIWNLNAHSGVIGAFNCQGAGWCREGKKNLIHDVQPGTITGAVRGRDVNRLQEVAGDGWNGDAIVYSHVAGEVTVLPKDAAVPVTLKPREYEVFTVVPLKRLPNGASFAPIGLVGMFNSGGAVTDVRYGDDARVEVKVRGAGTVGAYSSARPKSVAVDSVAVGFSYDDGSGLVKFEVGVPERELYSWTVSIGY is encoded by the exons ATGACGGTGGGAGCCGGGATCGCGGTCCAGGAGGACGGCAGcctggcggcgctgggggccaCGGTCCTGACGGAGGTGCGCGACAATGTGCTCGTCACGCCGGCCGCCGGGGGCGGCATGCTCAACGGCGCGTTCCTCGGCGTCCGGTCGGCCCCCGCCGGCAGCCGGAGCGTCTTCCCCGTCGGGAAGCTCAG GGACCTGCGATTCATGTGCACGTTCAGGTTCAAGATGTGGTGGATGACACAGAGGATGGGCTCATCGGGCCGCGACATCCCCGTTGAGACGCAGTTCTTGATCGTCGAGGCCGCCGATGGTGCCGGAGACGAGCAATCTGCTGTGTACACCGTCTTCCTCCCGATCCTGGAGGGCTCATTCCGAGCCGTACTCCAGGGGAACGAAAATGATGAGCTGGAAATTTGTTTGGAGAGTG GTGATCCAGCTGTAGAATCATTTGAAGGCACCCATCTAGTTTTCGTCGGCGCGGGATCGGATCCGTTTGAGGTCATCACAAACGCTGTCAA AGCTGTTGAGAAGCACTTGCAGACGTTCTCTCACAGGGAAAAAAAGAAG CTGCCAGACATGCTAAACTGGTTTGGCTGGTGCACATGGGATGCATTTTACACTGATGTTACTGCCGAAGGAGTGAAGAAAGGATTGCAGAG TTTTGAAAAAGGTGGAACAGCTCCTAAGTTTGTCATAATCGATGATGGGTGGCAATCGGTCAGTATGGACCCTGCTGGAAGTGCATTCGTATCTGATAATGCAGCCAA CTTCGCAAACAGATTATATGATATCAAGGAGAACCACAAATTTCAGAGAAATGGGAGGAAGGGTCATAGGGAAGAAGATCCATCAAACGGCCTCGCGCATATTGTCAGTGAAATTAAGGGGAAACATGAGCTAAA GTATGTTTATGTATGGCATGCCATTACCGGATATTGGGGTGGCGTAAGGCCCGGTGCCGACGGGATGGAGCATTACCAATCAAAGATGCAGTATCCTGTGTCATCACCAGGGGTCCAGAAGAACGAACCCTGTGAGGCCTTCAACAGCATAGCAGATAACGGCCTTGGCCTTGTGGACCCTGACAAAGTGTTCAGCTTCTACAATGAGCTCCACTCCTACCTCGCGTCTGCCGGAGTGGACGGTGTGAAAGTAGACGTGCAAAACATTCTCGAGGCGCTAGGCAGTGGCCATGGTGGGAGAGTGCTTCTGTCTAGGAAGTACCAGCAGGCTCTAGAAGCTTCCATCGCACGGAATTTCCGCGACAACGGTATAATATGTTGCATGAGCCATAACACTGATAACTTATacag TTCAAAAAGAAACTCGGTTGTGAGAGCCTCTGATGATTTCTGGCCTAGAGACCCAGCTTCGCATACCATACACATCGCATCTGTCGCGTACAACACTGTTTTCCTTGGAGAGTTCATGCAGCCTGACTGGGACATGTTCCAT AGCGTTCACCCAATGGCGGAATACCACGCCGCGGCACGGGCAGTCGGCGGTTGCGCTATATACGTGAG TGACAAACCAGGAAGCCATGACTTcgatctgctgaggaagcttgtgCTTCCTGACGGATCGATCCTGCGAGCCAAACTCCCCGGGAGACCGACCAGGGACTGCCTCTTCTCTGATCCTGCAAGGGACAGCAAAAG CATTCTCAAGATCTGGAACCTGAACGCGCACTCCGGCGTGATCGGCGCCTTCAACTGCCAAGGCGCCGGTTGGTgccgagaagggaagaagaacctcATCCACGACGTGCAGCCCGGGACCATCACCGGGGCCGTCCGGGGACGGGACGTGAACCGCCTTCAGGAGGTCGCCGGCGATGGCTGGAACGGCGACGCGATCGTGTACTCGCATGTAGCAG GAGAGGTGACCGTCCTGCCCAAGGACGCGGCGGTGCCGGTGACGCTGAAGCCGCGCGAGTACGAGGTGTTCACCGTGGTGCCGCTGAAGCGGCTGCCGAACGGCGCCTCCTTCGCGCCGATCGGCCTGGTCGGGATGTTCAACTCCGGCGGCGCGGTGACGGACGTGAGGTACGGCGACGACGCCCGCGTGGAGGTGAAAGTGCGGGGCGCGGGCACGGTTGGAGCCTACTCCTCGGCGAGGCCGAAGAGCGTGGCGGTGGATTCGGTGGCGGTTGGTTTCTCCTACGACGACGGCTCCGGCCTGGTCAAGTTCGAGGTCGGCGTGCCGGAGCGGGAGCTCTACTCGTGGACGGTCTCCATAGGGTACTGA
- the LOC123411343 gene encoding probable galactinol--sucrose galactosyltransferase 1 isoform X1 has product MTVGAGIAVQEDGSLAALGATVLTEVRDNVLVTPAAGGGMLNGAFLGVRSAPAGSRSVFPVGKLRDLRFMCTFRFKMWWMTQRMGSSGRDIPVETQFLIVEAADGAGDEQSAVYTVFLPILEGSFRAVLQGNENDELEICLESGDPAVESFEGTHLVFVGAGSDPFEVITNAVKAVEKHLQTFSHREKKKLPDMLNWFGWCTWDAFYTDVTAEGVKKGLQSFEKGGTAPKFVIIDDGWQSVSMDPAGSAFVSDNAANFANRLYDIKENHKFQRNGRKGHREEDPSNGLAHIVSEIKGKHELKYDVTCLFVASYSMINLWQFSYFLLLMPKFRYVYVWHAITGYWGGVRPGADGMEHYQSKMQYPVSSPGVQKNEPCEAFNSIADNGLGLVDPDKVFSFYNELHSYLASAGVDGVKVDVQNILEALGSGHGGRVLLSRKYQQALEASIARNFRDNGIICCMSHNTDNLYSSKRNSVVRASDDFWPRDPASHTIHIASVAYNTVFLGEFMQPDWDMFHSVHPMAEYHAAARAVGGCAIYVSDKPGSHDFDLLRKLVLPDGSILRAKLPGRPTRDCLFSDPARDSKSILKIWNLNAHSGVIGAFNCQGAGWCREGKKNLIHDVQPGTITGAVRGRDVNRLQEVAGDGWNGDAIVYSHVAGEVTVLPKDAAVPVTLKPREYEVFTVVPLKRLPNGASFAPIGLVGMFNSGGAVTDVRYGDDARVEVKVRGAGTVGAYSSARPKSVAVDSVAVGFSYDDGSGLVKFEVGVPERELYSWTVSIGY; this is encoded by the exons ATGACGGTGGGAGCCGGGATCGCGGTCCAGGAGGACGGCAGcctggcggcgctgggggccaCGGTCCTGACGGAGGTGCGCGACAATGTGCTCGTCACGCCGGCCGCCGGGGGCGGCATGCTCAACGGCGCGTTCCTCGGCGTCCGGTCGGCCCCCGCCGGCAGCCGGAGCGTCTTCCCCGTCGGGAAGCTCAG GGACCTGCGATTCATGTGCACGTTCAGGTTCAAGATGTGGTGGATGACACAGAGGATGGGCTCATCGGGCCGCGACATCCCCGTTGAGACGCAGTTCTTGATCGTCGAGGCCGCCGATGGTGCCGGAGACGAGCAATCTGCTGTGTACACCGTCTTCCTCCCGATCCTGGAGGGCTCATTCCGAGCCGTACTCCAGGGGAACGAAAATGATGAGCTGGAAATTTGTTTGGAGAGTG GTGATCCAGCTGTAGAATCATTTGAAGGCACCCATCTAGTTTTCGTCGGCGCGGGATCGGATCCGTTTGAGGTCATCACAAACGCTGTCAA AGCTGTTGAGAAGCACTTGCAGACGTTCTCTCACAGGGAAAAAAAGAAG CTGCCAGACATGCTAAACTGGTTTGGCTGGTGCACATGGGATGCATTTTACACTGATGTTACTGCCGAAGGAGTGAAGAAAGGATTGCAGAG TTTTGAAAAAGGTGGAACAGCTCCTAAGTTTGTCATAATCGATGATGGGTGGCAATCGGTCAGTATGGACCCTGCTGGAAGTGCATTCGTATCTGATAATGCAGCCAA CTTCGCAAACAGATTATATGATATCAAGGAGAACCACAAATTTCAGAGAAATGGGAGGAAGGGTCATAGGGAAGAAGATCCATCAAACGGCCTCGCGCATATTGTCAGTGAAATTAAGGGGAAACATGAGCTAAAGTATGATGTTACTTGTTTGTTTGTAGCCTCATACAGCATGATAAATTTGTGGCAATTCTCATATTTCCTACTTCTTATGCCAAAATTCAGGTATGTTTATGTATGGCATGCCATTACCGGATATTGGGGTGGCGTAAGGCCCGGTGCCGACGGGATGGAGCATTACCAATCAAAGATGCAGTATCCTGTGTCATCACCAGGGGTCCAGAAGAACGAACCCTGTGAGGCCTTCAACAGCATAGCAGATAACGGCCTTGGCCTTGTGGACCCTGACAAAGTGTTCAGCTTCTACAATGAGCTCCACTCCTACCTCGCGTCTGCCGGAGTGGACGGTGTGAAAGTAGACGTGCAAAACATTCTCGAGGCGCTAGGCAGTGGCCATGGTGGGAGAGTGCTTCTGTCTAGGAAGTACCAGCAGGCTCTAGAAGCTTCCATCGCACGGAATTTCCGCGACAACGGTATAATATGTTGCATGAGCCATAACACTGATAACTTATacag TTCAAAAAGAAACTCGGTTGTGAGAGCCTCTGATGATTTCTGGCCTAGAGACCCAGCTTCGCATACCATACACATCGCATCTGTCGCGTACAACACTGTTTTCCTTGGAGAGTTCATGCAGCCTGACTGGGACATGTTCCAT AGCGTTCACCCAATGGCGGAATACCACGCCGCGGCACGGGCAGTCGGCGGTTGCGCTATATACGTGAG TGACAAACCAGGAAGCCATGACTTcgatctgctgaggaagcttgtgCTTCCTGACGGATCGATCCTGCGAGCCAAACTCCCCGGGAGACCGACCAGGGACTGCCTCTTCTCTGATCCTGCAAGGGACAGCAAAAG CATTCTCAAGATCTGGAACCTGAACGCGCACTCCGGCGTGATCGGCGCCTTCAACTGCCAAGGCGCCGGTTGGTgccgagaagggaagaagaacctcATCCACGACGTGCAGCCCGGGACCATCACCGGGGCCGTCCGGGGACGGGACGTGAACCGCCTTCAGGAGGTCGCCGGCGATGGCTGGAACGGCGACGCGATCGTGTACTCGCATGTAGCAG GAGAGGTGACCGTCCTGCCCAAGGACGCGGCGGTGCCGGTGACGCTGAAGCCGCGCGAGTACGAGGTGTTCACCGTGGTGCCGCTGAAGCGGCTGCCGAACGGCGCCTCCTTCGCGCCGATCGGCCTGGTCGGGATGTTCAACTCCGGCGGCGCGGTGACGGACGTGAGGTACGGCGACGACGCCCGCGTGGAGGTGAAAGTGCGGGGCGCGGGCACGGTTGGAGCCTACTCCTCGGCGAGGCCGAAGAGCGTGGCGGTGGATTCGGTGGCGGTTGGTTTCTCCTACGACGACGGCTCCGGCCTGGTCAAGTTCGAGGTCGGCGTGCCGGAGCGGGAGCTCTACTCGTGGACGGTCTCCATAGGGTACTGA